In one Pristiophorus japonicus isolate sPriJap1 unplaced genomic scaffold, sPriJap1.hap1 HAP1_SCAFFOLD_258, whole genome shotgun sequence genomic region, the following are encoded:
- the LOC139247115 gene encoding zinc finger protein 432-like isoform X1, with protein sequence MESHKDTRTMEKPWECGDCGKVFRSPSMLELHRRSHTGERPFTCSECGKGFTGSSQLVAHQRVHSGERPFICSECGKGFTCSSQLLKHQRVHTGERPFMCSECGKGFTCSSQLLKHQRVHTGERPFTCSECGKGFTCSSHLLTHQRVHTGERPFMCSECGMGFVTSATLLTHQRVHTGERPFTCSECGKGFTRSSELLKHQRVHTGERPFTCSECGKGFTQSSNRLTHQRIHTGERSFTCSKCGKGFTCSSDLVKHQQVHTGERPFTCSECGKRFTRSSTLLTHQRVHTGERPFTCSECGKRFTRSSHLLRHQRVHK encoded by the coding sequence atggagagtcacaaggatacccgcaccatggagaaaccgtgggaatgtggtgactgtgggaaggtattcagatcaccgtcgATGCTGGaacttcatcgacgcagtcacactggggagaggccgttcacctgctccgagtgtgggaagggattcactgggtcatcccaacttgtagctcaccagcgagttcactccggggagagaccgttcatctgctctgagtgtgggaagggattcacttgttcatcccaactgctgaaacaccagcgagttcacactggggagaggccgttcatgtgctcagagtgtgggaagggattcacttgttcatcccaactgctgaaacaccagcgagttcacactggggagaggccatttacctgctctgagtgtgggaagggattcacttgttcatcccacctgctgacacaccagcgagttcacactggggagagaccgttcatgtgctcagagtgtgggatgggattcgttACTTcagccaccctgctgacacaccagcgagttcacaccggggagaggccattcacctgctctgagtgtgggaagggattcactcggtcatctgaactcctgaaacaccagcgagttcacactggggagaggccgttcacctgctctgagtgtgggaagggatttactcaatcATCCAAccggctgacacaccagcgaattcacactggggagaggtcattcacctgctccaagtgtgggaagggattcacttgttcatccgacctggtgaaacaccagcaagttcacactggggagaggccattcacctgctctgagtgtggaaagcgattcactcgttcatccaccctgctgacacaccagcgagttcacactggggagaggccattcacctgctctgagtgtgggaagcgattcactcggtcatcccacctgctgagacaccagcgagttcacaagtga
- the LOC139247117 gene encoding zinc finger protein 432-like, whose amino-acid sequence MESHKDTRTMEKPWKCGDCGKVFRSPSKLEIHRRSHTGERPFTCSECGKGYTGSSQLIAHRRVHTGERPFTCSECGKGFIYSSILQIHQRVHTEERPFTCSECGKGFTQSSYLLKHQRVHTGERPFTCSECGKGFIRSSTLLTHQRVHTGKRPFICSECGKGFIQSSTLLAHQRVHTGERPFTCSECGKGFTRSYSLLIHMRLHTGERPFTCSECGKGFTCSADLLRHQRVHTGERPFTCSECGKGFTRSSHLLTHQRVHK is encoded by the coding sequence atggagagtcacaaggatacccgcaccatggagaaaccatggaaatgtggtgactgtgggaaggtattcagatcaccatctaagctggaaattcatcgacgcagtcacactggggagaggccgttcacctgctcagagtgtgggaagggatacactgggtcatcccaacttatagctcatcggcgagttcacaccggggagagaccgttcacctgctctgagtgtgggaagggattcatttatTCATCCatcctgcagatacaccagcgagttcacactgaggagaggccattcacctgctctgagtgtgggaagggatttactcagtcatcctacctgctgaaacaccagcgagttcacactggggagaggccattcacctgctcagagtgtgggaagggattcattcggtcatccaccctgctgacacaccagcgagttcacactgggaagaggccgttcatctgctcagagtgtgggaagggattcattcagtcatccaccctgctggcacaccagcgagttcacactggggagaggccattcacctgctcagagtgtgggaagggattcactcggtcatactCCCTGCTGATACACATGCgacttcacaccggggagaggccattcacctgctctgaatgtgggaagggattcacatgttcagccgacctgctgagacaccagcgagttcacactggggagaggccattcacctgctctgagtgtgggaaaggattcactcggtcatcccacctgctgacacaccagcgagttcacaagtga